A region from the Lolium perenne isolate Kyuss_39 chromosome 4, Kyuss_2.0, whole genome shotgun sequence genome encodes:
- the LOC139830224 gene encoding uncharacterized protein produces the protein MIKDLLRIGSQFIGYREYANRAEEKFAEANERADALAQKLEQSEAARKKAELAASKAKGEADEAKAKAAGVEELQKKLEDATTALDELKAAQASRDEGILKRLKSQSRRTLTQTNQDFDLDNPVNDPLLDALSLLEFHGREIREGVANANAGLSALFPYFFPKKEEPATFLNLAKMFNASEDLGLKMRQRI, from the exons atgatcaaggatcttctccgcatcggttcccaatttattgggtaccgtgaatatgctaatagagccgaag agaaatttgcagaggctaacgaacgcgccgacgcactggctcaaaaacttgagcaaagtgaggcggctcgcaagaaagccgaactcgctgctagcaaagccaagggcgaagctgatgaagctaaggcgaaagctgctggtgtcgaggaactgcagaagaaacttgaggatgcgacaactgccttggatgagctcaaagctgcacaagcttctcgtgacgaaggaatcctcaagcgtttgaagtcgcaaagtcgacgtactctga cccaaacaaaccaggattttgatctggataatcctgtcaacgatcctctccttgacgcactttctcttctggagtttcacgggcgcgaaattcgtgaaggcgtggcaaatgctaatgcaggattgtcagcgttgttcccttatttctttccgaagaaagaagaacccgcaactttccttaacctcgccaagatgtttaatgcttcggaagacctgggattgaagatgcgtcagagaatatga